The DNA window AACGGGTCATTGCTCGTTATCCGCTGCTATCGCAAACCATTCTGGCCGGTGCATCGCCCCAGTTGCGGAACATGGCCACTAATGGCGGCAACCTCTTTCAGCGAACCCGCTGCTACTATTTCTACGATCTGGCTACGGCCTGCAACAAGCGCGAACCGGGGTCGGGTTGTGGGGCCCTCAACGGCTACAACCGCATCCACGCGATTCTGGGCACGAGCCATTCCTGCATTGCGACTAACCCCTCGGATATGTGTGTCGCGCTGGCGGCTCTTGACGCTACCATTCGCGTGAAAGGGCCCAACGGCGAGCGCACCGTACCCATTGCGGATTTTCACCGGCTCCCCGGCGAAGACCCACAGTACGACAACACGCTCGGTCCCGACGAGCTGGTGACGGCTATTGATCTGCCAGCCAAAGGCTTTTCGGAGAACCACACCTACCTGAAACTGCGCGACCGTGCGTCCTATGCCTTTGCGCTGGTGTCGGTTGCCGTAGCCCTCGAACTCGACGGCGACACCGTGACCGACGTCCGCGTGGCGCTGGGTGGCGTGGCCCACAAGCCCTGGCGCAAGCCCGACGCCGAAGCCCTGCTGATTGGGCAAAAAGCGACGAAAGAAAACTACACAAAGCTGGCTGACGCGCTGCTCGAAGGAGCACGCGGTTTCGAACACAATAGCTTTAAAATCAAGCTGGCCCACCGCGCCATCGTGCGGGCACTGGGCATAGCCGCCAAACAGGAGCCAACCGAATAAACCCGACCCATGAGCAATGCAATCGGAAAACCCCTGAGCCGCGTCGACGGCCGGGCCAAAGTAACCGGGGAAGCTAAGTACGCAGCCGAATTCAACACCCCCGGCCTGACTTACGGCTACGTCGTATCAGGCACTATAGCGAAAGGAAAAATCAACCACATCGACACCCGCGCGGCCAAAAGTCTCGACGGTGTACTGGAGGTATTCACCTATGAAAACCGGCCCAAAGTAGCCTGGTTCGATATTTCGTACAACGATCAGGACGCCCCGCCGGGCTCGCCTTTTCGGCCCCTCTACGATAACAAAATCAAGTACAGCGGTCAGCCGATTGCGCTGGTCGTCGCCGAAACGTTTGAACTGGCCCGCTACGCTGCATCGCTGGTCGAAGTAACGTACGACGTTGAACCGCACGAAACCGGGCTGGAAAAACACATTGACCGGGGCCACAAGCCATCGACGGGTATTGCGTCGCTACTGAAGCCACCACCGCCGAAGCCGCAGGGCGATTTCGACAAGGTGTACCACGAGTCGCCGGTGAAGATGCGCGGCACGTACGTTCATGCCGTGGAGCACCACAACCCGATGGAGATGTTTGCGTCGACGGTGGTGTACGAGAAAAACGGTAAGCTGACGATCTACGACAAAACGCAGGGCGTCACGAACAGCAAAATGTACGTGACGCAGGTGTTCGGCATGTCGAACGACGATGTACGGGTCATTTCGCCGTACATGGGCGGGGGCTTCGGATCGGGGTTGCGGCCCCAATATCAGCTGTTTCTGGCGGTGATGGCGGCCCGTGAACTGAAGCGTTCGGTCCGACTCGTGCTGACCCGGCAGCAGATGTTTACGTTTGGGCACCGCCCGGCTACCGTTCAAAACATTGCGCTTAGCGGCACGACGGATGGCACGATGAACGCGCTCTACCACGACGCGCACGCCGAAACGTCGCGCTTTGAAGACTACACTGAGGTGGTTGTGAACTGGGGTGCCATGCTTTACCCGGTCACCAACACGAAGTACGATTACAAACTGGTCGACCTCGACACGTACACCCCGCTCGACATGCGGGCACCGGGTGGCGTTACGGGTTTTGCCGCGCTGGAAATCGCCGTCGATGAACTGGCCTACAACATGAAGGTCGACCCGCTCGACTTCCGGCTGAAAAACTACTCCGACCGCAACACCGCTGAAGACCTGCCGTATTCGAGCAAGGAACTGAAAGCCTGTTTCAAGCAGGGGGCGGAGCGGTTTGGCTGGTCGAATCGTCCGCTCGAACCCCGGTCGATGAAGAAAGATCATAACCTGATTGGCTGGGGTATGGCAACGGGGATGTGGGACGCCAACCAGATGTTTGCCTCGGCCGAAGCGGTGCTGACCGTCAACGGGAAGCTGCGCGTCAGCAGTGCCACCGCCGACATCGGTACCGGCACCTACACGATCATGACACAGATCGCGGCCGAAACACTGGGTATGCCCACGGAAGACGTTATTTTCCGCCTGGGTGACACCGAGATGCCATTCTCGCTGATCTCCGGTGGCTCATGGACGGCCGCGTCGGTGGGGTCCGCCGTGAAACTGGTTTGTCAGGATCTGGGCAAGAAGCTGTTCAAGATGGCGCAGCAGATGCCTGAGTCACCGCTGAAAAAAGCGAAGCTGGAAGATATTGAATTTGCCGATTCGCGCATTCGCCTGAAAAGCAATCCGGGTGCCGGGGTGCGGTACGTCGACATCGTAGCGGCCAACGGTGGTAAGGCCGTCACCGAAAGCGCAACGGCCCTGCCCGATTTGCTCGAACAGCGCAAATACGCCCGCAACACGCACTCTGCGGTGTTTGTCGAGGTGATGGTTGACGAAGAGCTGGGCAGCGTAAAAGTAGCGCGCATGGTGTCGGCTATCGCGGGTGGTCGTGTGCTGAACCCCAAAACGGCCCGCAACCAGATTCTGGGCGGTATGGTCTGGGGACTTAGCAAGGCCCTGGAAGAGGAAACGGCAATGGACAATGTCTACGGCCGGTTTATGAATCACAACCTGGCCGAGTACCACGTCGCCGTCAACGCCGACATCCACGAGTTCGACGTTATTTTCGTCGATGAAGTCGATCACATCGTCAACCCGCTGGGCGCAAAAGGATTGGGCGAAATTGGTATCGTCGGTGTACCGGCCGCTATTGCTAACGCCATTTTCCACGCCACCGGCAAACGCGTCCGCGACCTGCCCATCACGCTGGACAAGTTGTTGTAAGATTCGGTATACGGTTTTCAGTTTACGGTATACGGTAGTCCCCCGGTTGCTCGGTCGAGTGGCCGGGGGATTTTGTTTTTGAGTTAACGCGGACCGTTAGGCGGTTTTGTAGTTGCGTTTTTACCCCCCGTCCCCCTGAAGGGGGTGAGGATCCTAATGAAACGGCTTGTGCCGAGTCCTCACCCCCTTCAGGGGGACGGGGGGTAAATCCACGCTGGTAGGTTTTGCCCAAATCGCCCTTTCTTTGGCGAATTGATACAACCGCCATGACCCGTTGTTTTCTACCGTTCTACTTAACCGCGCTGCTTCTCTCTCACCTCACCACCCTTGCCCAGCCGCGTACACCCGTCTCCTACGTCAACCCGCTGATTGGGTCGGCACCCAGCCGGACGCCTACGGCCCTGCGCCACAGTGAAGCGGGCAGCGAACTCAAAGGGCAGACGATTCCGATGGTCGGGCGGCCGCACGCGATGACCAACTGGACCCCGCAGACGCAGGCTACCGAAGTAAAATGCATCCCGCCCTACTATTACAACGACACGCGCATCAGCGGCTTTCGCGGCTCGCACTGGATGAACGGCAGCTGCGTACAGGACTACGGCAGCGTGACGATCATGCCCCTGTCGGGACCACTAAAAACCCGCCCCGCCGACCGTGCCTCGACCTATTCGCATACCGACGAGCAGGCAACCCCCGCCTACTACCGCACCCGACTGGCCGACTACGCCATCCGGGCCGAACTGTCGGGCCACACGCGGGCTGGTCTGATGCAGTTCACGTTTGAACGGGGTGGCGACAACTACGTACTGGTCGAGCCGAACAGCGACGAAGGGCAGGGTTTCGTGTCCATCGACCCGGCCCGGCGCGAGATCGTGGGCTATAACCCGGTGTATCGCATCTATCAGGGCGCGGGCCAATCGGCCGGGTTCAGCGGCTACTTCGTCGTGCAGTTCGACACGCCCTTTACAACGTTCGGCACCTGGCAGCAGAATACTCCGACACCCAATCAGCGATCAGCGCAGGGAAAAGCCCGCAACGAATCGATGGGCGGCTACGTGGGCTGGA is part of the Spirosoma rhododendri genome and encodes:
- a CDS encoding FAD binding domain-containing protein, giving the protein MNSFTYARPTDVAEAIDDQQQSTAAKFIAGGTNILDLMKENVERPERLIDINHLPLAEITDTEDGGLRLGALVTNASTAYDERVIARYPLLSQTILAGASPQLRNMATNGGNLFQRTRCYYFYDLATACNKREPGSGCGALNGYNRIHAILGTSHSCIATNPSDMCVALAALDATIRVKGPNGERTVPIADFHRLPGEDPQYDNTLGPDELVTAIDLPAKGFSENHTYLKLRDRASYAFALVSVAVALELDGDTVTDVRVALGGVAHKPWRKPDAEALLIGQKATKENYTKLADALLEGARGFEHNSFKIKLAHRAIVRALGIAAKQEPTE
- a CDS encoding xanthine dehydrogenase family protein molybdopterin-binding subunit, which gives rise to MSNAIGKPLSRVDGRAKVTGEAKYAAEFNTPGLTYGYVVSGTIAKGKINHIDTRAAKSLDGVLEVFTYENRPKVAWFDISYNDQDAPPGSPFRPLYDNKIKYSGQPIALVVAETFELARYAASLVEVTYDVEPHETGLEKHIDRGHKPSTGIASLLKPPPPKPQGDFDKVYHESPVKMRGTYVHAVEHHNPMEMFASTVVYEKNGKLTIYDKTQGVTNSKMYVTQVFGMSNDDVRVISPYMGGGFGSGLRPQYQLFLAVMAARELKRSVRLVLTRQQMFTFGHRPATVQNIALSGTTDGTMNALYHDAHAETSRFEDYTEVVVNWGAMLYPVTNTKYDYKLVDLDTYTPLDMRAPGGVTGFAALEIAVDELAYNMKVDPLDFRLKNYSDRNTAEDLPYSSKELKACFKQGAERFGWSNRPLEPRSMKKDHNLIGWGMATGMWDANQMFASAEAVLTVNGKLRVSSATADIGTGTYTIMTQIAAETLGMPTEDVIFRLGDTEMPFSLISGGSWTAASVGSAVKLVCQDLGKKLFKMAQQMPESPLKKAKLEDIEFADSRIRLKSNPGAGVRYVDIVAANGGKAVTESATALPDLLEQRKYARNTHSAVFVEVMVDEELGSVKVARMVSAIAGGRVLNPKTARNQILGGMVWGLSKALEEETAMDNVYGRFMNHNLAEYHVAVNADIHEFDVIFVDEVDHIVNPLGAKGLGEIGIVGVPAAIANAIFHATGKRVRDLPITLDKLL